A genomic stretch from Setaria italica strain Yugu1 chromosome VII, Setaria_italica_v2.0, whole genome shotgun sequence includes:
- the LOC101776419 gene encoding protein DETOXIFICATION 49, with product MTSCAGGATVACRDEARRHLHGDAACVMVSPLLAKPKAGEVYIAVPVDDEVPVLTSKLDGRFTAAVKEAVSLFPGFEFPTDARGEARSILALALPMILTGLLLYLRSMISMLFLGRLGGLALAGGSLAIGFANITGYSVLSGLAMGMEPICGQAFGAGHYSLLGITMQRTVLLLIAAAVPIGGLWMHMRPLLLLCGQEASIAAAAETYILASLPDLVLQAFIHPVRIYLRTQSINLPLTVCAALAIAIHLPINYVLVTVLGLGIKGVAFASVLANLNLLLFLLAYIFFKGVHKRTGGFAFSRENFRGWGELVSLALPSCVSVCLEWWWYEIMILLCGLLLNPQATVASMGILIQTTSLIYIFPSSLSFGVSTRVSNELGAGQPEEASRAATVGLMLGFAFGGFATAFAFLVRNVWASMFTADPAIIALTASVLPILGLCELGNCPQTTGCGVLRGSARPKDAASINLRSFYLVGTPVALGLAFWFHYDFKGLWLGLLAAQATCMVRMMLVIGRTDWASEAKRSRQLTGAGDGKDAAAGGDEKSRSLLATDVEQANDHSDRC from the coding sequence ATGACGTCGTGCGCGGGAGGCGCCACGGTGGCGTGCAGGGACGAGGCGCGGCGCCATCTCCATGGGGACGCGGCCTGCGTCATGGTCTCCCCCTTGCTCGCGAAACCCAAGGCGGGGGAGGTCTACATCGCGGTGCCCGTCGACGACGAGGTGCCGGTGCTCACGAGCAAGCTGGACGGGCGGTTCACCGCGGCGGTGAAGGAAGCCGTGTCCCTCTTCCCGGGCTTCGAGTTCCCGACGGacgcgcgcggcgaggcgcggTCCATTCTCGCCCTCGCACTCCCCATGATCCTGACGGGGCTCCTGCTTTACCTCCGGTCGATGATTTCGATGCTCTTCCTCGGTCGCCTCGGTGGTCTGGCCCTTGCCGGCGGGTCACTCGCCATCGGCTTCGCCAACATCACCGGCTACTCTGTCCTCTCCGGTCTCGCCATGGGCATGGAGCCCATATGCGGGCAGGCATTCGGCGCGGGCCACTACTCACTCCTCGGCATCACCATGCAGAGGACGGTGCTCCtgctcatcgccgccgccgttcccatCGGCGGCCTGTGGATGCACATgcggcctctcctcctcctctgcggcCAAGAGGCCAGCatcgcggcggccgccgagaCCTACATTCTGGCCTCGCTCCCGGACCTCGTCCTGCAGGCATTCATCCACCCCGTACGGATATACCTCAGGACGCAGTCCATCAACCTGCCGCTCACGGTCTGCGCCGCGCTCGCCATTGCCATCCACCTCCCCATCAACTACGTCCTCGTCACCGTCCTCGGGCTCGGCATCAAGGGGGTGGCATTCGCCTCCGTGCTGGCGAACTTgaacctcctcctcttcctcctcgcctaCATCTTCTTCAAGGGCGTCCACAAGCGCACCGGCGGCTTCGCGTTCTCCCGCGAGAACTTCCGGGGCTGGGGCGAGCTCGTTAGCCTCGCGCTGCCGAGCTGCGTGAGCGTCTGCCTCGAGTGGTGGTGGTACGAGATCATGATCCTGCTGTGCGGCCTGCTGCTGAACCCGCAGGCGACGGTGGCGTCCATGGGCATCCTGATCCAGACCACGTCGCTCATCTACATCTTCCCGTCGTCGCTGAGCTTCGGCGTGTCCACACGCGTCAGCAACGAGCTCGGCGCGGGCCAGCCCGAGGAGGCCAGCCGCGCCGCAACAGTGGGGCTCATGCTCGGGTTCGCCTTCGGCGGCTTCGCCACCGCGTTCGCGTTCCTGGTGCGGAACGTGTGGGCGAGCATGTTCACGGCCGACCCGGCGATCATCGCGCTCACCGCGTCGGTGCTGCCGATCCTGGGACTGTGCGAGCTCGGCAACTGCCCGCAGACGACGGGCTGCGGCGTGCTCCGAGGAAGCGCCAGGCCCAAGGACGCCGCCAGCATCAACCTCCGGTCCTTCTACCTCGTGGGCACGCCCGTGGCGCTCGGGCTGGCGTTCTGGTTCCACTACGACTTCAAGGGCCTGTGGCTCGGCCTCCTGGCGGCGCAGGCCACCTGCATGGTGCGCATGATGCTGGTCATCGGCCGGACGGACTGGGCCAGCGAGGCCAAGCGCTCGAGGCAGCTCACCGGAGCCGGCGACGGCAAGGATGCCGCTGCCGGTGGGGACGAGAAGTCGCGCTCGCTCCTCGCTACGGACGTCGAGCAGGCGAATGATCACTCTGATCGGTGTTGA